From Streptomyces yatensis, one genomic window encodes:
- a CDS encoding helix-turn-helix domain-containing protein has translation MTSPSSSVQEARKALGQRLGEMRQAAGLTKRALANSLGWHESKASRFESGTRAPSERDLRNWCSACGTESETEDLISTARGIEGMYVEWRKMERNGLKWAQESVLPLWERTQRFRIYSPWLIPGPVQTAPYITALLTSIRNRRGLIDDVPAAVKVRVEKQRVVYGHHTFAILLEESALRYRIGGTDVMAGQLGYLLSAMAFPSVSIGIIPQDADRSALWPVEGFFLYDDRTVNVELVSAHLTVVQRHELAMYAQTFSELAEIAVHGPAARAIINAAIEALE, from the coding sequence ATGACATCGCCATCATCGAGCGTTCAAGAAGCCCGCAAGGCGCTCGGTCAACGCCTCGGCGAAATGCGGCAAGCGGCCGGTCTCACCAAGCGAGCACTCGCCAACAGTCTAGGTTGGCATGAGTCGAAAGCTTCACGCTTCGAGAGCGGAACCCGCGCACCCTCGGAACGCGACCTTCGCAATTGGTGTTCGGCGTGTGGCACTGAGAGTGAAACAGAGGATCTCATCTCGACAGCCCGCGGAATTGAGGGCATGTATGTCGAGTGGCGCAAGATGGAACGCAATGGGCTCAAGTGGGCCCAGGAGTCCGTCCTCCCTCTCTGGGAGCGCACGCAGCGATTCCGCATTTACTCGCCGTGGCTCATTCCCGGGCCAGTGCAGACGGCTCCATACATTACCGCGCTTCTCACCTCCATTCGTAATCGCCGTGGGCTCATCGACGACGTCCCGGCGGCCGTCAAGGTGCGCGTGGAGAAGCAGCGGGTCGTCTACGGTCATCACACGTTCGCCATTCTCCTGGAAGAGAGCGCGCTCCGATATCGCATCGGGGGAACGGATGTGATGGCCGGGCAACTCGGCTATCTGCTGAGTGCAATGGCGTTTCCGTCAGTGAGCATCGGCATCATCCCCCAGGACGCGGACCGCTCAGCTCTTTGGCCCGTCGAGGGATTCTTCTTGTACGACGACAGAACAGTGAACGTCGAACTCGTCTCGGCCCATCTCACCGTTGTGCAGCGACATGAACTTGCCATGTACGCCCAGACGTTCAGCGAGCTGGCCGAAATCGCCGTCCACGGCCCGGCGGCGCGGGCAATAATAAACGCCGCCATCGAAGCTCTGGAGTGA
- a CDS encoding phosphotransferase produces MTDVETASRGFSSDLTALVRCGKGPFFVKAMLNRPGGRRDSLVREALVNPTVKPVAPALLWHAENEGWVALGFEVVEGRSADFEPGSPDLPAVVDTLNWINALDPPEIARDWPETRWDRFARDKAEADLFRGEGLLHTDINPSNLIVGQDRMWAVDWAWPTRGAAFIDVACLVLQLIAAGHTAQGAESWAAHCQAWRNADPAAIDAFATATFGMYRSRASRFPDASWLDDMATAARAWVLHRGVAPRPPSPAHASCDGCSADADAHDLGLGAADR; encoded by the coding sequence GTGACCGACGTGGAGACCGCCTCGCGCGGTTTCAGTTCGGACCTCACAGCCCTGGTCCGCTGCGGGAAGGGCCCGTTCTTCGTCAAGGCAATGCTTAACCGGCCGGGCGGGCGGCGGGACTCCCTGGTTCGAGAAGCGCTGGTCAACCCAACGGTGAAGCCGGTCGCCCCGGCTTTGCTGTGGCACGCGGAGAACGAGGGCTGGGTTGCTCTGGGGTTCGAGGTGGTGGAAGGGCGGTCGGCAGACTTCGAGCCCGGGTCACCGGATCTGCCCGCTGTGGTCGACACCTTGAACTGGATCAACGCGCTCGACCCGCCCGAGATCGCACGGGACTGGCCTGAGACCCGGTGGGACCGGTTCGCCCGCGACAAGGCGGAGGCGGATCTGTTCCGAGGCGAGGGCCTGCTTCATACGGACATCAACCCGAGCAACCTGATCGTCGGCCAGGATCGCATGTGGGCTGTGGATTGGGCCTGGCCGACGAGGGGGGCCGCGTTCATCGACGTGGCCTGCCTCGTCCTTCAGCTCATCGCGGCCGGGCACACGGCCCAGGGGGCCGAGTCCTGGGCCGCTCACTGCCAGGCATGGAGGAATGCGGACCCCGCCGCGATCGACGCGTTCGCCACCGCCACCTTCGGCATGTACCGGTCGCGGGCCAGCCGGTTCCCTGATGCCTCCTGGCTCGATGACATGGCCACAGCCGCTCGGGCGTGGGTGCTTCACCGAGGAGTGGCGCCCCGCCCGCCATCCCCGGCCCATGCCAGCTGCGACGGCTGCTCCGCAGACGCCGACGCCCACGACCTCGGCTTGGGCGCGGCCGATCGTTAG
- a CDS encoding winged helix-turn-helix domain-containing protein — translation MDPADFDAALLDPTRLSIVSLLVSVEWAEFGWVRETVGMSPSALSKQVSTLEARGYVEVKKGYVGKRPRTWLALTPTGRAALERHVAALHRVVEESRRAAAERPDA, via the coding sequence ATGGATCCCGCTGACTTCGACGCCGCCCTGCTCGACCCGACGCGGCTGTCGATCGTGTCGCTGCTGGTGAGCGTGGAGTGGGCCGAGTTCGGCTGGGTGCGCGAGACGGTGGGAATGTCGCCCTCCGCGCTCTCCAAGCAGGTCAGCACGCTCGAGGCCCGGGGCTATGTCGAGGTGAAGAAGGGCTACGTGGGCAAGCGCCCCCGAACCTGGCTCGCCCTCACCCCGACCGGACGGGCCGCCCTCGAAAGACATGTGGCGGCGCTGCACCGCGTCGTGGAGGAGTCGCGGCGGGCGGCCGCGGAGCGCCCCGACGCCTGA
- a CDS encoding DUF6879 family protein yields MTRIPTFEELFRDCRRTAVHLEMRDAYMKSDPAFIDWKAGEVLDPAERWADWHAIVTEAASRGVEVRRARVVSTPVSEYIRFEYDVTNGLNIIAGEEVRWLSRRSASDLALPGNDFWLFDSSLVLVNHFDGEGENMEVELAEDPEVAKLCESAFEAVWKRATPHAEFELV; encoded by the coding sequence ATGACGAGGATCCCGACGTTTGAGGAGCTGTTCCGCGACTGCCGGCGGACTGCCGTCCATCTGGAGATGCGCGACGCCTATATGAAGTCGGACCCGGCCTTCATCGATTGGAAAGCCGGTGAGGTCCTCGACCCCGCCGAGCGCTGGGCCGACTGGCACGCCATCGTCACGGAAGCGGCCTCACGAGGCGTTGAGGTCCGACGGGCCCGCGTCGTTTCGACACCTGTCAGCGAGTACATCCGCTTCGAGTACGACGTGACGAACGGACTGAACATCATTGCTGGTGAAGAGGTGCGCTGGCTCTCCCGGCGTAGCGCGTCCGACCTCGCTCTTCCAGGCAACGACTTCTGGCTGTTCGACTCCAGCCTCGTCCTCGTCAATCACTTCGACGGCGAGGGCGAGAACATGGAGGTGGAACTCGCAGAAGATCCAGAGGTGGCGAAACTGTGTGAGTCGGCCTTCGAGGCCGTGTGGAAGCGGGCTACGCCACACGCGGAGTTCGAGTTGGTCTGA
- a CDS encoding FkbM family methyltransferase has translation MPLAITLPLNPDVLEAGGPYPRALNVLSRKQTAVQRQLRRAGLAGYEPTTQATLLALAQQAPAGSVVYDIGAHIGLYSALISAVYGNGGRGPRAIAFEPTPETAALCRRIRDCNRLGFEVQQTALAAEPGTAELYFSHKSESSNSLNPAHRRHTESVTVPVTTVDAFTGERGIAPHLIKIDVETFEAAVLRGSYETIRRHRPWIVCELLPGADHNALRTALAPLTAMDYGLHPITPESPWHRYDETTYRSAVSGQCRDWLLAPRPLTPAFHRAVRRWLIAILACDETTNIISTDKASFPYGWNAPYRSPRGATRVPRTGLLRLAGAAALARRAVVPARRAVVPARRAPGAQATGSGSLRG, from the coding sequence ATGCCCCTCGCCATCACTCTTCCCCTGAACCCGGACGTCCTCGAGGCGGGCGGACCGTACCCGCGGGCGCTCAATGTGCTCAGCCGCAAACAGACCGCCGTCCAGCGGCAGTTGCGGCGCGCCGGGCTCGCGGGCTACGAGCCGACCACCCAGGCCACCTTGCTGGCCCTGGCCCAGCAGGCGCCAGCGGGCAGCGTGGTGTACGACATCGGCGCGCATATCGGGCTGTACTCGGCGCTGATCAGCGCGGTGTACGGGAACGGCGGGCGCGGGCCGCGAGCCATCGCCTTCGAGCCGACCCCGGAGACGGCCGCGCTGTGCCGCCGGATCCGGGACTGCAACCGCCTCGGCTTCGAGGTGCAGCAGACCGCGCTGGCCGCCGAACCGGGCACCGCCGAGCTGTACTTCTCCCACAAGTCGGAGTCCTCCAACTCGCTCAACCCGGCCCACCGCCGGCACACCGAGTCGGTGACGGTGCCGGTCACGACGGTCGACGCGTTCACCGGGGAGCGCGGTATCGCCCCGCATCTGATCAAGATCGATGTGGAGACGTTCGAGGCGGCCGTGTTGCGCGGATCGTACGAGACGATCCGCCGCCACCGGCCCTGGATCGTCTGCGAACTCCTGCCCGGGGCCGACCACAACGCGCTGCGCACCGCGCTCGCGCCGCTGACCGCCATGGACTACGGGCTCCACCCGATCACCCCGGAGTCGCCCTGGCACCGCTACGACGAGACGACCTACCGGTCCGCGGTGAGCGGGCAGTGCCGCGACTGGCTGCTGGCGCCGCGGCCGCTGACCCCCGCCTTCCACCGGGCGGTGCGGCGGTGGCTGATCGCGATCCTGGCGTGCGACGAGACGACGAACATCATCAGCACGGACAAGGCGTCGTTCCCCTACGGCTGGAACGCGCCGTACCGCTCGCCGCGAGGTGCGACGCGGGTGCCCCGGACGGGGCTGCTGCGGCTGGCGGGCGCGGCCGCGCTGGCCCGCCGGGCGGTGGTCCCGGCGCGGCGGGCGGTGGTCCCGGCGCGGCGGGCGCCTGGCGCGCAGGCGACGGGCAGTGGGTCGTTGCGGGGGTGA
- a CDS encoding radical SAM/SPASM domain-containing protein: MTAIIEEPTALQGPTEFLWLDLTRKCQLQCGPCFNSSGPEGTHGTMTRQDWISVIGQAAGGGVRRLTIIGGEPTLHPDGVFLVERALSLGLNVEVYSNLVHLSPGWWSLLQREGASLATSYYSDRAKEHNTVTGRPSHARTMANIRKAVQLGIPLRAGIVATTGTQRVDEARRELEALGVKRISMDHVRPFGRGSKGAAPDASGLCGRCGTSRASIGPDGGVSPCVFSAGWMDVGNVRDTPLVTILGGDAMAEANTVIRAATGSDPCDPDSSSGCDPDNVPDECSPGFPGSECTPRN, encoded by the coding sequence GTGACGGCGATCATCGAAGAGCCGACGGCTCTGCAAGGGCCCACCGAGTTCCTGTGGCTCGACCTCACCCGTAAGTGCCAACTCCAGTGTGGCCCGTGCTTCAACTCCTCAGGGCCCGAGGGGACGCACGGCACCATGACGCGCCAGGACTGGATCAGCGTTATCGGCCAAGCCGCCGGAGGTGGCGTCCGCCGTCTGACGATCATCGGCGGAGAGCCGACACTGCACCCGGATGGTGTTTTCCTGGTGGAGCGCGCGCTGAGCCTCGGCCTGAACGTCGAGGTCTACAGCAACCTCGTACACCTCTCCCCAGGCTGGTGGTCGCTCCTACAACGAGAGGGTGCCTCACTGGCCACGTCGTACTACTCAGACCGGGCGAAGGAGCACAACACAGTGACCGGCCGCCCCAGTCACGCCCGGACCATGGCGAACATCAGGAAGGCCGTACAACTCGGCATCCCTCTGCGCGCCGGGATCGTCGCGACCACCGGGACACAGCGAGTCGACGAGGCGCGGCGGGAGCTGGAGGCGCTCGGAGTGAAGCGCATCAGCATGGATCACGTCCGCCCCTTCGGGAGGGGCTCGAAGGGCGCGGCGCCGGACGCCTCGGGACTGTGCGGGCGGTGCGGTACCAGCAGGGCTTCCATCGGCCCGGACGGCGGCGTGTCGCCATGCGTGTTCTCCGCCGGCTGGATGGATGTCGGCAACGTCCGGGACACGCCCTTGGTCACTATCCTCGGCGGCGACGCGATGGCCGAGGCCAACACAGTCATTCGTGCGGCTACGGGCTCCGACCCCTGCGACCCGGACTCATCGAGCGGCTGCGACCCGGACAACGTCCCCGACGAGTGCTCGCCGGGCTTCCCAGGCAGTGAGTGCACCCCACGGAACTGA
- a CDS encoding MarR family winged helix-turn-helix transcriptional regulator, with protein MEDRRPMDHVARIQAEWRRERPEIDVTPQGVIGRLHRLADRLSEELRLVYSRYGLSEGEFDVLCAIRRAGEPYERAPGELAVHTMVTTGAMTKRIDRLERAGLVTRRRSTGDQRGRIVALTTPGLELIDRAFADHMRNERRLLDLLTPTDASALETLLSTWLSAMEHPDTSGSD; from the coding sequence ATGGAGGACCGACGACCGATGGACCATGTGGCCCGGATCCAGGCCGAGTGGCGCCGCGAGCGACCCGAGATCGACGTCACCCCGCAAGGAGTGATCGGCCGACTGCACCGCCTGGCCGACCGGCTCAGCGAAGAACTCCGCCTCGTCTACAGCCGCTACGGCTTGAGCGAGGGCGAGTTCGACGTGCTGTGCGCCATCCGCCGCGCGGGCGAGCCGTACGAACGCGCCCCCGGCGAGCTCGCCGTGCACACCATGGTCACCACCGGCGCGATGACCAAGAGAATCGACCGCCTGGAGCGCGCCGGCCTCGTCACCCGCCGCCGCTCCACCGGCGACCAACGAGGCCGCATCGTCGCCCTGACCACCCCCGGGCTGGAGCTGATCGACCGAGCCTTCGCCGACCACATGCGCAACGAACGCCGCCTGCTGGATCTCCTGACGCCCACGGACGCCTCGGCGCTGGAAACGTTGCTGTCGACGTGGCTCTCCGCCATGGAGCACCCCGACACGTCCGGCAGCGACTGA
- a CDS encoding EamA family transporter — protein sequence MRWVALTAVAPVAWGANYYVTREFLPADHPLYGAALRALPAGLALLAVRRRRPRGVWWWRSAVLGLLNVSVFFVLVYAASQLLPTSVASTVMAVSPLTMMFIAWPLVAERPRPAHLSGAVIGLAGVCLMLLMGAGASVPGILASGTAVLVSSFGHVLTKRWSGNADLLASTAWQLTAGGLFLLPVAAAVEGAPPALSPSVFVAFCYVALVATALAFTAWFTGLRHLPAGTVGLIGLLNPVTGVLLGTALAGEALTVQQICGLAMVLAGVTLGRPTRVRRRAGGRASGDGNVSSPGPRERQLPRPASDARPGGAHL from the coding sequence ATGCGTTGGGTGGCGCTGACCGCGGTCGCGCCGGTGGCCTGGGGGGCCAACTACTACGTCACCCGGGAGTTCCTCCCGGCGGACCACCCGCTGTACGGGGCCGCCCTGCGGGCGCTGCCCGCGGGGCTCGCGCTGCTGGCCGTGCGGCGGCGACGGCCTCGGGGCGTGTGGTGGTGGCGGTCCGCCGTGCTGGGGCTGCTCAATGTGAGCGTGTTCTTCGTCCTGGTCTACGCCGCCTCGCAGTTGCTGCCGACGAGCGTCGCCTCGACCGTCATGGCGGTGTCCCCGCTGACGATGATGTTCATCGCATGGCCCCTGGTGGCCGAGCGGCCCCGGCCCGCGCATCTGTCCGGTGCGGTGATCGGGCTCGCCGGTGTGTGTCTCATGTTGCTCATGGGGGCGGGGGCGAGCGTGCCGGGGATCCTTGCCTCGGGGACGGCCGTGCTGGTGTCGTCCTTCGGGCACGTCCTCACCAAGCGGTGGAGCGGCAACGCCGACCTGCTCGCCTCGACCGCCTGGCAGCTCACCGCCGGAGGGCTGTTCCTGCTTCCGGTGGCCGCGGCCGTGGAGGGCGCTCCGCCCGCGCTCTCGCCATCCGTCTTCGTCGCGTTCTGCTACGTCGCCCTGGTGGCCACCGCGCTGGCCTTCACCGCCTGGTTCACCGGGCTGCGGCATCTGCCCGCGGGCACCGTGGGCCTGATCGGACTCCTCAACCCCGTGACGGGAGTGCTGCTCGGCACCGCGCTCGCCGGGGAGGCGCTGACCGTTCAGCAAATATGCGGGCTGGCCATGGTCCTGGCGGGCGTCACCCTGGGGCGCCCCACGCGCGTCCGCCGACGCGCCGGTGGTCGGGCATCCGGCGACGGGAACGTCAGCTCCCCCGGCCCACGGGAACGTCAGCTCCCCCGGCCCGCATCAGACGCCCGCCCTGGCGGCGCACACCTGTGA
- a CDS encoding bifunctional glycosyltransferase/CDP-glycerol:glycerophosphate glycerophosphotransferase, translated as MPRFSVIVPAYEVQPYLNDCLRSVLEQDFTDLELIAVDDASPDACGAIIDEAAACDPRVRPVHLPENAGLGRARNAGIRRATGDYLLFLDGDDILAPGSLRAIADRLARTGEPQVLVFDYARVDWTGEAVRNVRAELLRQGDPESVRQVFRLDQRPELLRLLMVAWNKAYRRDFVRKEGFAFPPGFYEDTPWTFPVLLTADSIAVLDRVCVHYRQRRRGGILRTTSRRHLDVFEQYDRVFRFLDARPGLAHWRPALFQRMVDHFGVIAAAPGRLPVRARAEFFRRAGAHHRRYRPLGAATPPGRARWRGLLLRLGARRAYELLRGADRLRRRTADRGRTAYARARRAALWLHYRLQRCRPVDPGLAVFAAYWHRGYACHPAAIEAKVRELAPGVRTAWITTPEYAHTLPPGVRRLHPGSAAYWTALARARFLVNNVNFTQGMRKRPGQIHLQTHHGTPLKHMGLDLRDRPAAARGMDFGKLMERVDRWDYSLSANRHTTLVWERVYPSGYTTLPYGAPRNDVFQHTTEDEVARLRARLGIPAGTVAVLYAPTHRDYQRRHVPRLDLERVARALGPGFTLLVRTHYFHAATTGVASSGGRGLGVLGHGQVLDVPGHGRGLDVSGHRQGLDVPGHGQGLDVPRHGQGLDVPRHGQGLDVPGHGQVLDVSGHARVEELCLAADALLTDYSSLMFDYANLDRPIVIHADDWDAYRAARGTYFDITAAPPGPVSRTEDELIALFAGGAWCGARSAALRAAFRARFCPYDDGRAAERVVRRVFLGERPALLPPVVPLAERRPAPAAVRTLPNVPAGAAGAAGTAGTAGTASTAGTASTAGTSGTTGTDRAAEPLAARRAGVVCAPSAAPPAVTPTNAPAPSLPHRSRPH; from the coding sequence GTGCCCCGGTTCAGCGTCATCGTGCCCGCATACGAGGTCCAGCCGTATCTGAACGACTGTCTGCGGTCCGTGCTGGAGCAGGACTTCACGGACCTGGAGCTGATCGCGGTCGACGACGCCTCCCCGGACGCCTGCGGCGCGATCATCGACGAGGCGGCGGCGTGCGACCCCCGGGTGCGGCCCGTGCACCTGCCGGAGAACGCGGGGCTCGGCCGGGCCCGGAACGCCGGGATCCGCCGGGCCACCGGTGACTATCTGCTCTTCCTCGACGGCGATGACATCCTCGCCCCCGGCTCGCTGCGCGCCATCGCCGACCGGCTGGCGCGGACCGGCGAACCACAGGTACTGGTCTTCGACTACGCACGCGTGGACTGGACGGGCGAGGCCGTGCGCAACGTCCGGGCCGAGCTGCTCCGGCAGGGCGATCCCGAGAGCGTCCGGCAGGTCTTCCGGCTCGACCAGCGGCCCGAGTTGCTGCGGCTGCTGATGGTCGCCTGGAACAAGGCGTACCGCCGGGACTTCGTCCGTAAGGAGGGCTTCGCCTTTCCGCCCGGCTTCTACGAGGACACCCCCTGGACCTTCCCCGTGCTGCTCACCGCCGACTCCATCGCCGTCCTGGACCGGGTGTGCGTCCACTACCGGCAGCGGCGGCGCGGCGGGATCCTGCGCACCACCAGCCGTCGCCACCTCGATGTGTTCGAGCAGTACGACCGGGTGTTCCGGTTTCTGGACGCCCGGCCCGGGCTGGCCCACTGGCGCCCGGCACTGTTCCAGCGGATGGTCGACCACTTCGGTGTGATCGCCGCCGCGCCGGGGCGGCTGCCGGTGCGGGCCCGGGCCGAGTTCTTCCGCCGGGCGGGCGCCCACCACCGGCGCTACCGGCCGCTCGGCGCGGCCACCCCGCCCGGCCGCGCCCGGTGGCGGGGGCTGCTGCTGCGGCTGGGCGCCCGCCGGGCGTACGAGCTGCTGCGCGGCGCCGACCGGCTGCGCCGCCGCACCGCCGACCGCGGCCGTACGGCGTACGCCAGGGCCCGCCGGGCGGCGCTGTGGCTGCACTACCGGCTGCAGCGGTGCCGGCCCGTCGATCCCGGGCTCGCCGTCTTCGCCGCGTACTGGCACCGGGGCTACGCCTGCCATCCGGCGGCCATCGAGGCGAAGGTCCGCGAGCTGGCGCCGGGGGTGCGCACCGCCTGGATCACCACCCCCGAGTACGCGCACACCCTGCCGCCCGGGGTGCGGCGGTTGCACCCCGGCTCGGCCGCGTACTGGACGGCGCTGGCCCGCGCCCGCTTCCTCGTCAACAACGTCAACTTCACCCAGGGGATGCGCAAACGGCCCGGTCAGATCCATCTCCAGACCCATCACGGCACCCCGCTCAAGCACATGGGCCTGGATCTGCGGGACCGCCCGGCCGCCGCCCGCGGCATGGACTTCGGCAAGCTGATGGAGCGGGTGGACCGCTGGGACTACAGCCTCTCCGCCAACCGCCACACCACCCTGGTCTGGGAGCGGGTCTACCCCTCCGGCTACACCACGCTCCCCTACGGCGCCCCGCGCAACGACGTCTTCCAGCACACCACCGAGGACGAGGTGGCCCGGCTGCGCGCCCGGCTGGGCATCCCCGCCGGTACCGTCGCCGTGCTGTACGCCCCGACCCACCGCGACTACCAGCGCCGCCATGTGCCGCGGCTGGATCTGGAGCGGGTGGCCCGCGCGCTGGGCCCCGGGTTCACCCTGCTGGTCAGGACGCACTACTTCCATGCCGCGACCACGGGCGTGGCGAGTTCCGGCGGGCGGGGGCTGGGCGTCCTGGGACACGGGCAGGTGCTCGACGTCCCGGGGCACGGGCGGGGGCTCGACGTATCCGGGCACCGGCAGGGGCTCGACGTCCCGGGGCACGGGCAGGGGCTCGACGTCCCTCGGCACGGGCAGGGGCTCGACGTCCCGAGGCACGGGCAGGGGCTCGACGTCCCGGGGCACGGGCAGGTGCTCGACGTCTCCGGGCACGCCCGGGTGGAGGAGCTGTGCCTGGCGGCCGACGCGCTGCTCACCGACTACTCGTCCCTCATGTTCGACTACGCCAACCTCGACCGCCCCATCGTCATCCACGCCGACGACTGGGACGCCTATCGCGCCGCCCGCGGCACCTACTTCGACATCACCGCCGCCCCGCCCGGCCCGGTCTCCCGCACCGAGGACGAGCTGATCGCCCTCTTCGCCGGAGGCGCCTGGTGCGGGGCACGCTCGGCCGCGCTGCGCGCCGCGTTCCGGGCCCGCTTCTGCCCGTACGACGACGGGCGGGCGGCCGAACGCGTGGTGCGCCGGGTCTTCCTCGGCGAGCGCCCCGCGCTGCTGCCGCCCGTCGTCCCGCTCGCCGAGCGCCGCCCCGCCCCCGCCGCCGTCCGCACCCTCCCGAACGTTCCCGCCGGTGCTGCCGGTGCTGCCGGTACTGCCGGGACTGCCGGGACTGCCAGTACTGCCGGGACTGCCAGTACTGCCGGGACTTCCGGTACTACCGGGACTGACCGGGCCGCCGAGCCCCTGGCGGCGCGGCGCGCCGGGGTGGTGTGCGCCCCATCGGCCGCCCCACCGGCCGTCACCCCCACCAACGCCCCCGCCCCCTCACTCCCCCACCGGAGCCGCCCCCACTAG
- a CDS encoding stealth family protein yields the protein MPLTAPPAAPRPWLADPPPLVRGYRRTVPLPLRRAVVAVTGPGLRRAAMRGLGGLSAASGALRLRRARRRMRRAGLLAGGDRMVIASRRGALVATLVPSPTPLFARGENLRLVCEALDRARIDHFVVRCHSNVGSAVGVRADQRAEVVKALSALCAEEAGYVSLPPRRGRAAAPPRLGGTRRAWRRLAAAPVVRFTRFHAGPGGRLVLGPAHGCDIEFWEPGGQGEERVLIAPRFNRTTASVPLVGEPVRAPDHVFTRLAPAIGWQPGPLVRTRPEFLTRLPDEVRFPIDVVYTWVDGSDPQWQRRRAALAGAGYHAQAANAARYANRDELRYSLRSLYLYAPWVRHIYLVTDRQVPDWLAVSHPGITVVDHHDIFDDASVLPTFNSHAIETRLHHIDGLAEHFLYFNDDVFLGSPVTPQDFFLANGVSKFFPSRALIPLTPVGPGDVPVSAAGKNNRALLEKRFGPAVTQKMKHTPHALRTSVLTEIEKEFPDAVRATMASRVRSTSDISVPSSLHHYYAFLTGRAVPAQLRYDYFDLAQPTIRARLAKLLRARHCQAFCLNDTVSSEHDLEDQLALVRPFLDAYFPLPSPLERAVTRQETRQPCPSPSLFP from the coding sequence ATGCCCCTCACCGCACCGCCCGCCGCCCCCCGCCCCTGGCTCGCCGACCCGCCGCCGCTGGTGCGCGGATACCGGCGAACGGTCCCGCTGCCACTGCGCCGCGCGGTCGTCGCCGTGACCGGTCCCGGGCTGCGCCGGGCGGCCATGCGGGGCCTCGGCGGGCTGTCGGCCGCCTCCGGCGCGCTGCGGCTGCGCCGGGCGCGGCGGCGGATGCGCCGGGCCGGGCTGCTGGCGGGGGGCGACCGGATGGTGATCGCGAGCCGGCGGGGCGCCCTGGTGGCGACCCTGGTCCCCTCCCCCACCCCGCTGTTCGCGCGCGGAGAGAATCTGCGGCTGGTGTGCGAGGCGCTGGACCGGGCACGGATCGACCACTTCGTGGTCCGCTGCCACAGCAACGTCGGCTCGGCCGTGGGCGTCCGGGCCGATCAGCGGGCGGAGGTGGTCAAGGCGCTGTCCGCGCTGTGTGCCGAGGAGGCCGGGTATGTCTCCCTGCCCCCGCGGCGGGGCCGGGCGGCGGCCCCGCCCCGGCTCGGCGGTACGCGACGGGCCTGGCGGCGGCTGGCCGCCGCCCCCGTGGTCCGCTTCACCCGCTTCCACGCCGGGCCGGGCGGACGGCTGGTCCTCGGCCCGGCACACGGCTGCGACATCGAGTTCTGGGAGCCCGGCGGGCAGGGCGAGGAGCGGGTGCTGATCGCGCCGCGCTTCAACCGCACCACCGCGTCGGTGCCGCTGGTGGGCGAGCCGGTCCGCGCCCCCGACCATGTGTTCACCCGGCTCGCCCCGGCCATCGGCTGGCAACCGGGGCCGCTGGTGCGCACCCGCCCGGAGTTCCTCACCCGGCTGCCGGACGAGGTCCGCTTCCCCATCGACGTGGTCTACACCTGGGTCGACGGCTCGGATCCGCAGTGGCAGCGGCGGCGGGCGGCCCTCGCGGGCGCGGGCTATCACGCCCAGGCCGCCAACGCCGCCCGCTACGCCAACCGCGACGAGCTGCGCTACTCCCTGCGCTCGCTCTATCTGTACGCCCCCTGGGTGCGCCACATCTATCTGGTGACCGACCGTCAGGTGCCCGACTGGCTCGCCGTCTCGCACCCGGGGATCACCGTCGTGGACCACCACGACATCTTCGACGACGCCAGTGTGCTGCCCACCTTCAACTCCCACGCCATCGAGACCCGGCTGCACCACATCGACGGACTCGCCGAGCACTTCCTCTACTTCAACGACGACGTCTTCCTCGGCTCACCCGTCACCCCGCAGGACTTCTTCCTGGCCAACGGCGTCTCCAAGTTCTTCCCGTCCCGCGCGCTGATCCCGCTGACCCCGGTGGGCCCCGGCGACGTCCCCGTATCGGCGGCGGGCAAGAACAACCGGGCGCTGCTGGAGAAACGGTTCGGCCCGGCCGTCACCCAGAAGATGAAGCACACCCCGCACGCCCTGCGCACCAGCGTCCTCACCGAGATCGAGAAGGAGTTCCCGGACGCGGTCCGCGCGACCATGGCCAGCCGGGTGCGGTCGACGTCGGACATCTCCGTACCGTCCTCGCTCCACCACTACTACGCCTTCCTGACCGGACGCGCGGTCCCCGCCCAGCTGCGCTACGACTACTTCGACCTGGCCCAGCCCACCATCCGCGCCCGGCTGGCCAAACTGCTGCGGGCGCGCCACTGCCAGGCGTTCTGCCTCAACGACACGGTCTCCTCCGAGCACGACCTCGAGGACCAGCTGGCTCTGGTCCGCCCCTTCCTCGACGCCTACTTCCCCCTCCCCAGCCCGCTGGAGCGGGCCGTCACCCGACAGGAGACGCGGCAGCCATGCCCCTCGCCATCACTCTTCCCCTGA